In one Aromatoleum aromaticum EbN1 genomic region, the following are encoded:
- a CDS encoding TetR/AcrR family transcriptional regulator — protein MPDLAEPARPARGRGRPRGQNANYRARLLDAALDAFGAQGFEAASLRAIAASAGCDVSMVAHYFGSKAELWGAVVERIEGQVRAELAALDNVVPAAGPIEARVTVAVGAMFEQAIRQPQAMRFVMREQADGSDRLDDLVGRVIEPVHAVFLPLWQESIDAGIFSMRSPLVLHTLLFGAIAYAVASAPLLARLSAGEVDLDRLRSEFMDGLFARLTYPATTCGPTVSGGRR, from the coding sequence ATGCCCGATCTTGCCGAACCCGCCAGACCTGCCCGCGGCCGCGGCCGTCCGCGCGGTCAGAACGCGAACTATCGCGCCCGCCTGCTCGATGCGGCGCTCGACGCTTTCGGCGCACAGGGCTTCGAGGCCGCGAGCCTGCGCGCGATCGCCGCAAGCGCGGGTTGCGACGTGTCGATGGTTGCGCACTATTTCGGCTCCAAGGCCGAGTTGTGGGGAGCGGTTGTCGAGCGTATCGAGGGGCAGGTGCGTGCCGAACTCGCCGCGCTCGACAATGTGGTGCCCGCAGCGGGGCCGATCGAGGCGCGTGTGACGGTCGCGGTCGGGGCGATGTTCGAGCAGGCGATACGCCAGCCGCAGGCGATGCGCTTCGTGATGCGCGAACAGGCCGATGGCAGCGATCGGCTGGACGATCTCGTCGGGCGCGTCATCGAACCCGTGCATGCGGTGTTCCTGCCGCTGTGGCAGGAATCGATCGACGCCGGCATCTTCAGCATGCGCAGCCCACTTGTGCTGCATACGCTGCTGTTCGGTGCGATCGCGTATGCGGTCGCTTCAGCGCCGCTGCTGGCACGGCTGAGCGCCGGCGAGGTCGACCTCGACCGCCTGCGCAGTGAATTCATGGACGGTCTGTTCGCCCGCCTCACCTACCCCGCGACGACATGCGGGCCGACGGTTTCGGGAGGCAGGCGATGA
- a CDS encoding HlyD family secretion protein translates to MSNRTRSRLVWVASWVLVIAAAGVWQFLRPASDDGSFVRGNGRIEATEVDVAAKAPGRVDSILINEGDFVTQNDVVAHMDVKALQAQLAQARAEVANAVSARETARALVAQRHADVAMAEAILVQRRADVDVARSTAARSRALLADRATSAQKVEDDAARARSAEANITVAQAQIAAARAGVRAAEAQVQQAEASIVATEAVVARIETEVADGALRAPRSGRVQYRVVQPGEVVAGGGKVVSLIDVGDVYMTFFLPEMAAGRVALATEVRIVLDAAQAFVIPAKVSYVASVAQFTPKTVETQSERQKMVFRVKARIDPELLAKYPEQVKTGLPGIAHVRLNAQREWPAELQVRLP, encoded by the coding sequence ATGAGCAACAGGACGCGCAGCCGGCTGGTATGGGTCGCTAGCTGGGTTCTCGTCATCGCAGCCGCTGGCGTCTGGCAGTTCCTTCGCCCAGCGTCGGACGACGGCAGTTTCGTACGCGGCAACGGCCGCATCGAGGCCACCGAGGTTGACGTCGCCGCCAAGGCGCCCGGCCGGGTGGACTCGATCCTAATCAACGAAGGCGACTTCGTGACCCAAAACGACGTGGTCGCCCACATGGACGTCAAGGCGCTGCAGGCCCAGCTCGCCCAAGCGCGGGCCGAAGTAGCCAACGCCGTCAGCGCGCGTGAAACAGCCCGCGCCCTAGTTGCCCAACGCCATGCCGACGTCGCGATGGCCGAGGCGATACTGGTGCAGCGCCGTGCCGACGTCGACGTCGCGCGCAGTACCGCAGCCCGTTCCCGCGCCCTGCTCGCCGACCGCGCAACTTCCGCGCAGAAGGTCGAGGACGATGCCGCCCGCGCGCGCAGCGCCGAAGCCAACATCACGGTCGCCCAGGCGCAGATCGCCGCCGCCCGCGCTGGCGTGCGTGCCGCCGAGGCTCAGGTGCAGCAGGCCGAAGCCTCGATCGTCGCGACCGAGGCGGTGGTCGCGCGGATCGAAACCGAGGTCGCCGATGGGGCGTTGCGCGCCCCGCGCAGCGGCCGCGTGCAATATCGCGTGGTGCAGCCGGGCGAGGTGGTCGCCGGGGGCGGCAAGGTGGTGAGCCTGATCGACGTCGGCGACGTATACATGACCTTCTTCCTGCCCGAGATGGCCGCCGGCCGCGTCGCGCTCGCCACCGAGGTGCGCATCGTGCTCGACGCCGCGCAGGCGTTCGTGATTCCGGCAAAAGTGTCCTACGTCGCAAGCGTCGCGCAGTTCACGCCCAAGACCGTCGAGACCCAGAGCGAGCGCCAGAAAATGGTGTTCCGCGTCAAGGCACGCATCGACCCGGAACTGCTGGCGAAGTACCCCGAACAGGTCAAGACCGGCCTGCCCGGCATCGCCCATGTGCGCCTGAATGCCCAGCGCGAGTGGCCCGCCGAGTTGCAGGTAAGGCTGCCGTGA
- the rbbA gene encoding ribosome-associated ATPase/putative transporter RbbA, translating to MSQALGDAAPSAAPRPTSRTTPTAPTQANASAPPVVRLIDVRHRYGDTLAADGITLHLPAGRMIGFIGPDGVGKSTLLSLIAGARRIQHGTVEVLGGDIADARHRTRVCPRIAYMPQGLGKNLYPTLSVFENIDFFGRLFGQSRTERARRIAELLAATGMSAFANRPANKLSGGMKQKLGLCCALIHDPDLLILDEPTTGVDPLSRRQFWELIARIRAGRPGMSVLIATAYMEEAEGYDWLVAVDAGRVLATGTPDELRTAGGADTLEEAFIALLPKTRRQDHRRLEIPPHTAGEIVIEARALQMRFGDFVAVDDVNLAVRRGEIFGFLGSNGCGKSTTMKMLTGLLEPSAGEALLLGGKLDAKNLETRRRVGYMSQAFSLYGELSVRQNLDLHARLFDLADDEAESRIGELARRFDLDPVMNVPPDALPLGIRQRLQLAVAVLHRPDVLILDEPTSGVDPVARDHFWELIVDLSRNDGVTIFITTHFMNEAQRCDRISLMHAGRILASDTPAALVERRGTASLEDAFVAWLQDAIDGEPPSRATPDPHATLPQATLPPATVPQAGAATVSVPAPVPAAPHPTPDSAQASSSTSKRHAGFSLARLLSLSAREATELRRDPVRLTLALVGTLVLMLVMGYGINMDVENLSFAVLDHDRSVASQRYTLRIAGSRYFTERPALDSHVDLDQRMRSGRLTMAIEVPPGFGRDLARGKAPQIAVWLDGSMPLRAELARAYVSGVHGQTLADAVAESGASASAAPATIEVRYRYNPELRSLVSMVPMVIPLLLVFIPAMLTALGVVREKELGSILNLYTTPVTRFEFLVGKQLPYIGLSLFNFVLLFIFAVTLFQVPFKGSFLALACGALLYVTATTGLGLLASTMTSSQVAALAGTSIGTLLPAIQFSGLMDPVSSLEGGGALIGAIYPTTHFLTISSGTFSKALGFADLGGSFLPLATAIPVLTLLSVLLLKKQAR from the coding sequence GTGAGCCAAGCGCTCGGCGACGCAGCCCCGAGCGCTGCGCCGCGCCCCACCTCGCGGACGACCCCGACTGCGCCCACGCAGGCGAACGCGTCGGCGCCGCCGGTGGTGCGCTTGATCGACGTCCGCCACCGGTACGGCGACACGCTTGCGGCCGACGGCATCACGCTCCACCTTCCGGCCGGGCGAATGATCGGCTTCATCGGGCCGGACGGCGTGGGCAAGTCCACCTTGCTGAGCCTGATCGCCGGCGCGCGCAGGATCCAGCACGGCACGGTGGAAGTGCTCGGCGGCGACATCGCCGATGCACGCCACCGCACACGGGTGTGCCCTCGCATCGCCTACATGCCGCAGGGGCTGGGCAAGAACCTCTATCCCACGCTATCGGTGTTCGAGAACATCGACTTCTTCGGCCGCCTGTTCGGCCAGTCGCGCACCGAGCGCGCACGCCGCATCGCCGAACTGCTCGCCGCCACCGGCATGTCGGCCTTCGCCAACCGCCCGGCCAACAAGCTCTCCGGCGGCATGAAGCAGAAGCTCGGCCTGTGCTGCGCGCTGATCCACGACCCCGATCTGCTGATCCTCGACGAGCCCACCACCGGCGTTGATCCGCTGTCGCGCCGCCAGTTCTGGGAACTCATCGCGCGCATCCGCGCAGGCCGCCCCGGCATGAGCGTGCTGATCGCCACTGCATATATGGAAGAGGCCGAAGGCTACGACTGGCTGGTGGCGGTGGACGCCGGCCGCGTGCTCGCCACCGGCACGCCCGACGAATTGCGTACCGCCGGCGGCGCCGACACCCTGGAAGAAGCCTTCATCGCGCTGCTGCCCAAGACCCGCCGCCAGGACCACCGTCGGCTCGAGATCCCGCCACACACTGCAGGCGAGATCGTGATCGAGGCGCGTGCACTGCAGATGCGCTTCGGCGACTTCGTCGCGGTCGATGATGTCAATCTCGCGGTGCGGCGCGGCGAGATCTTCGGCTTCCTCGGCTCCAACGGCTGCGGCAAGTCGACCACGATGAAGATGCTCACCGGCCTGCTCGAGCCCAGTGCGGGTGAGGCCCTGCTGCTCGGCGGTAAACTGGACGCGAAGAACCTGGAAACCCGCCGTCGCGTGGGTTACATGTCGCAGGCCTTCTCGCTGTATGGCGAATTGTCCGTGCGGCAGAACCTCGACCTGCACGCCCGCCTGTTCGACCTCGCCGACGACGAGGCCGAGTCCCGCATCGGCGAGCTCGCCCGCCGCTTCGACCTCGACCCGGTGATGAACGTGCCGCCGGACGCGCTGCCGCTCGGCATCCGCCAGCGCCTGCAACTCGCGGTGGCGGTGCTGCACCGACCGGATGTGCTGATCCTCGACGAACCTACCTCGGGCGTCGACCCGGTGGCGCGCGATCATTTCTGGGAACTGATCGTCGACCTGTCGCGCAACGACGGCGTGACCATCTTCATCACCACCCATTTCATGAACGAGGCGCAGCGCTGCGACCGCATCTCGCTGATGCACGCCGGTCGCATCCTCGCCAGCGACACCCCGGCGGCGCTCGTCGAACGCCGTGGCACCGCCAGCCTGGAGGACGCGTTTGTCGCTTGGCTGCAGGACGCGATCGACGGCGAACCGCCGTCTCGGGCAACGCCCGACCCCCACGCCACGCTGCCGCAAGCAACGCTGCCGCCCGCGACCGTCCCGCAAGCCGGGGCTGCCACCGTATCCGTGCCCGCACCCGTACCGGCCGCACCGCATCCGACGCCAGACTCAGCCCAAGCCTCATCCTCAACCAGCAAACGCCACGCCGGCTTCAGCCTTGCCCGCCTGCTCAGCCTGTCGGCGCGCGAAGCGACCGAGTTGCGCCGCGACCCGGTGCGGCTCACGCTCGCACTGGTCGGCACGCTGGTGCTGATGCTGGTCATGGGCTACGGCATCAACATGGACGTGGAGAACCTCAGCTTCGCGGTGCTCGACCACGACCGCAGCGTGGCCAGCCAGCGCTACACGCTGCGCATCGCCGGCTCGCGCTACTTCACCGAACGCCCCGCACTCGACAGCCATGTCGACCTCGACCAGCGCATGCGCAGCGGCCGGCTGACGATGGCGATCGAGGTCCCGCCCGGCTTCGGCCGCGACCTCGCGCGCGGCAAGGCGCCACAGATCGCAGTGTGGCTCGACGGCTCGATGCCGCTGCGCGCCGAACTCGCACGCGCCTACGTGAGCGGCGTGCATGGGCAGACGCTCGCCGACGCGGTCGCCGAATCGGGCGCGAGCGCCTCTGCCGCGCCCGCCACTATCGAAGTGCGCTACCGCTACAACCCCGAATTGCGCAGCCTGGTGTCGATGGTGCCGATGGTGATCCCGCTGCTGCTGGTGTTCATCCCGGCGATGCTGACCGCGCTCGGCGTAGTGCGCGAGAAGGAGCTCGGCTCCATCCTCAACCTCTACACCACCCCGGTGACCCGCTTCGAATTCCTCGTCGGCAAGCAGTTGCCCTACATCGGGCTGTCGCTGTTCAACTTCGTGCTGCTCTTCATCTTCGCGGTCACGCTATTCCAGGTGCCATTCAAGGGCAGCTTCCTCGCCCTGGCCTGCGGCGCCCTGCTCTACGTCACCGCCACCACCGGACTGGGCCTGCTCGCTTCGACGATGACCAGCAGCCAGGTGGCCGCGCTCGCCGGCACCTCGATCGGCACCTTGCTGCCGGCGATCCAGTTCTCCGGGCTGATGGACCCGGTGTCCTCGCTCGAGGGCGGCGGCGCGCTGATCGGCGCGATCTACCCGACCACGCACTTCCTCACCATCTCGAGCGGCACCTTCTCCAAGGCGCTCGGCTTCGCCGACCTCGGCGGCTCGTTCCTGCCGCTGGCGACGGCGATCCCGGTGCTGACCCTGCTGTCGGTCCTGCTGCTGAAAAAGCAGGCCCGATGA